The Enoplosus armatus isolate fEnoArm2 chromosome 3 unlocalized genomic scaffold, fEnoArm2.hap1 SUPER_3_unloc_1, whole genome shotgun sequence genome contains a region encoding:
- the LOC139307107 gene encoding butyrophilin subfamily 2 member A2-like isoform X1: MFDVPVTSTTMKLLPLACLCLLTRSGTTFADGNGPEVIDVEEGRDAMLPCSLSTKEDIQFKVFDWKKDGQNQVFMYEAGILKNDGRTGQDEQFKGRVSYFHDELKNGNASIIIRNTKMADSGIYTCTFSLLQPSQMFHLQLAVAPDPERIILKNRLEENHQGAAPKPFVTILNQTKDWSLLQCVVRGASPKPTVEWQDSAGNILPAKELQVSERGGSYDIILQTTVTKTDRYRCVATQEEIYHQIHAETFVLMNEFPTGLVVAVAVLVGVLLLLAVLVVKGCIKINCKKGSGSPPESDPLKDPNPST, from the exons atgtttgatgttCCGGTGACTTCAACAACGATGAAGCTTCTTCCTCTCgcgtgtctctgtctcctgacTCGGTCCGGAACAACGTTTGCTGATGGAAACG GGCCAGAGGTCATCGACgtggaggaagggagagacGCCATGTTACCCTGTTCCCTCAGCACCAAGGAGGACATTCAGTTTAAAGTCTTTGACTGGAAGAAAGACGGTCAGAATCAGGTGTTCATGTATGAAGCAGGCATTCTTAAGAATGACGGTCGTACAGGTCAAGATGAGCAGTTCAAAGGTCGCGTCTCATATTTTCACGATGAACTGAAGAACGGCAACGCCTCCATAATCATCAGAAACACGAAGATGGCCGACAGTGGAATCTACACCTGTACTTTTTCACTTCTTCAGCCAAGTCAAATGTTCCACCTTCAGCTTGCAGTTG CTCCTGATCCGGAGCGCATTATCTTAAAGAACAGATTAGAGGAAAACCACCAAG GTGCAGCTCCAAAGCCATTCGTCACAATACTTAATCAAACAAAGGACTGGtcgctgctgcagtgtgttgttcGAGGTGCTTCTCCAAAGCCTACAGTAGAGTGGCAGGACAGTGCTGGAAACATCCTTCCTGCTAAAGAACTTCAGgtctcagaaagaggaggcagctaCGACATCATCCTCCAAACTACTGTGACCAAGACCGACCGCTATCGCTGTGTTGCTACTCAGGAGGAGATTTACCATCAGATTCACGCTGAGACCTTTGTGCTTATGAATG AGTTCCCCACTGGAttggttgttgctgttgcagttCTTGttggtgttcttcttcttctagctGTGCTTGTAGTCAAAGGCTGCATCAAAATTAATTGTAAGAAAG GTTCAGGTTCACCACCAGAGTCAGACCCCCTAAAGGACCCCAATCCTTCTACCTGA
- the LOC139307107 gene encoding butyrophilin subfamily 2 member A2-like isoform X2: MFDVPVTSTTMKLLPLACLCLLTRSGTTFADGNGPEVIDVEEGRDAMLPCSLSTKEDIQFKVFDWKKDGQNQVFMYEAGILKNDGRTGQDEQFKGRVSYFHDELKNGNASIIIRNTKMADSGIYTCTFSLLQPSQMFHLQLAVAPDPERIILKNRLEENHQGAAPKPFVTILNQTKDWSLLQCVVRGASPKPTVEWQDSAGNILPAKELQVSERGGSYDIILQTTVTKTDRYRCVATQEEIYHQIHAETFVLMNEFPTGLVVAVAVLVGVLLLLAVLVVKGCIKINCSGSPPESDPLKDPNPST; encoded by the exons atgtttgatgttCCGGTGACTTCAACAACGATGAAGCTTCTTCCTCTCgcgtgtctctgtctcctgacTCGGTCCGGAACAACGTTTGCTGATGGAAACG GGCCAGAGGTCATCGACgtggaggaagggagagacGCCATGTTACCCTGTTCCCTCAGCACCAAGGAGGACATTCAGTTTAAAGTCTTTGACTGGAAGAAAGACGGTCAGAATCAGGTGTTCATGTATGAAGCAGGCATTCTTAAGAATGACGGTCGTACAGGTCAAGATGAGCAGTTCAAAGGTCGCGTCTCATATTTTCACGATGAACTGAAGAACGGCAACGCCTCCATAATCATCAGAAACACGAAGATGGCCGACAGTGGAATCTACACCTGTACTTTTTCACTTCTTCAGCCAAGTCAAATGTTCCACCTTCAGCTTGCAGTTG CTCCTGATCCGGAGCGCATTATCTTAAAGAACAGATTAGAGGAAAACCACCAAG GTGCAGCTCCAAAGCCATTCGTCACAATACTTAATCAAACAAAGGACTGGtcgctgctgcagtgtgttgttcGAGGTGCTTCTCCAAAGCCTACAGTAGAGTGGCAGGACAGTGCTGGAAACATCCTTCCTGCTAAAGAACTTCAGgtctcagaaagaggaggcagctaCGACATCATCCTCCAAACTACTGTGACCAAGACCGACCGCTATCGCTGTGTTGCTACTCAGGAGGAGATTTACCATCAGATTCACGCTGAGACCTTTGTGCTTATGAATG AGTTCCCCACTGGAttggttgttgctgttgcagttCTTGttggtgttcttcttcttctagctGTGCTTGTAGTCAAAGGCTGCATCAAAATTAATT GTTCAGGTTCACCACCAGAGTCAGACCCCCTAAAGGACCCCAATCCTTCTACCTGA
- the LOC139307101 gene encoding butyrophilin-like protein 1 translates to MSITWFNYGPEVIKVEEGRDAVLPCSLSTKEDIESKVFDWKKDGQNEVFMYDAGIHYNNGRTGQDEQFKGRVSHFHDELKNGNASIIIRNTKMADSGNYTCIFPHLQPSQMFHLQLAVGAAPEPYISMWDVTDFGVRLKCAVRGAFPQPKLQWQDSDGNLLRAEEPQISERGGRYDVTLQTTVTKTETNRFHCVVKQEDISHMIDANITVPDKLFEDTCSRVEVTEWLLGGFALGVLSLAAVLAFLVATKRITIGSNKGFLQRRNGPSETPLNLPA, encoded by the exons ATGTCCATCACGTGGTTTAACTATG GGCCAGAGGTCATCAAagtggaggaagggagagacGCCGTGTTACCCTGTTCCCTCAGCACCAAGGAGGACATTGAGTCTAAAGTCTTTGACTGGAAGAAAGATGGTCAGAATGAGGTGTTCATGTACGATGCAGGCATTCATTACAATAACGGTCGTACAGGTCAAGATGAGCAGTTCAAAGGTCGCGTCTCACATTTTCACGATGAACTGAAGAACGGCAACGcctccatcatcatcagaaaCACGAAGATGGCCGACAGTGGAAACTACACCTGTATTTTTCCACATCTTCAGCCAAGTCAAATGTTCCACCTTCAGCTTGCAGTTG GTGCAGCTCCAGAGCCTTACATCTCGATGTGGGACGTCACTGACTTCGGGGTGCGGCTGAAGTGTGCCGTTCGAGGTGCTTTTCCGCAGCCGAAGCTGCAGTGGCAGGACAGTGACGGAAACCTCCTTCGTGCTGAGGAGCCACAGATCTCAGAAAGAGGAGGCCGCTACGACGTCACCCTCCAAACCACTGTGACCAAGACCGAAACCAACCGTTTCCACTGTGTAGTCAAGCAGGAGGACATTTCCCATATGATCGATGCTAACATCACTGTTCCTG ACAAACTGTTTGAGGACACGTGCAGCAGAGTGGAAGTCACAGAGTGGTTGTTGGGTGGATTCGCTTTGGGCGTTCTATCTCTTGCTGCTGTTCTCGCTTTCCTTGTAGCTACAAAGCGTATCACAATAGGCTCTAATAAAG gttttcttCAGCGGAGAAATGGTCCCTCAGAGACGCCACTTAATTTACCTGcttga